Genomic segment of Ostrinia nubilalis chromosome 10, ilOstNubi1.1, whole genome shotgun sequence:
ACAGAAAGGAACGCTAATGTATCCCGTACGCAGAAATGATAAAAAGATCATTTTCTCCAGCAGGCGATTCGCGGTGTTTTTCAGTGTCAGTCGTTATGCATCTCAACAATCAACAATGTTGAGCTTACAGATGAATTTTAACGTGTTTTATTTGACATGCTGCTGAATTAGCTGCTTAAATCTTATAAGAGCGATATAAGACACATTACAAGATTTCATTATTACTTTTCATAGCTAATAATAATTTAGctacataaacaaacaaattaatCAACAAAGAACCTCCCAATCAATGTTAACATCAACTTTAGCTTTCTATTCACTCTCCGTATTCAATTGCGATTTCTCTAATCCCATAAATCAGTCAAAGCTGCGCAACGACATTAgcaaatagttatttttctcCCGATACGGCGCGCGTGACATGGCCATAGGCGCCGGCGCACCAGCCGGCCGGCCATATGGCGCGTCCGCGGCTTACTTACATCATATGCGCAGGATCTGGCCGCTTTGCAATCTCGTTCGATTCTAAGACGCTTATGGAAAACGACTACAACTGGCCACGTACATATTCAGTTAGTATTCTCATGCAACAACTCTGTATGCTCTCCTAATCCATGGCAAAAAGCGAAAAAATCGCAATGTTGCTGgatgaaatgaaacaaaatattacaccaactatttatttattgtaataaaaaagcaCCTGCACACATTAACCCAAAACAGTGAACTATTAAATCGTACCTGTAATACCAACGTGTTTGCCTTCCATTTTTGGTTTTTACCAAATCGACTCAGTTTACGCGTCATCGCTACGACTAATATGGCCCAGACTTTATCGCTTCATCTTAGCTTAATATTTACGAGTACAAGTTCAGTCTACAGCACTAATATTCTTACGGCTCTCAAGGTTGATTCAGAACGAATCTCTCGACAAACTCTTCGGCAACTTCCAGCTGTCGGTTTTTATAAATAGGGTCCTCATTCGCGTGAGCCAGGACGGGTTCCGAGCGATCATCCACGAAATACTTGTCGAAGGTGACCGGATCATCGAAAGTCTTCTGAGCGACCACCGGATCCATCAAAACGTAGGGGAATATGCTGATCGCCTCGCACAACCCGAACCTGCGGCTCCGTTCGCACCACCTCAGAAACTCCTCCCTATCGAATCCCAGATCGTTAAGCTTTCGCTTCGTGGCATCGTCCAGCGACTCGTAAAACACACAATAATAGTAGTGCAGGATCTTCCTCTCGTGCTGCTCGCGGAACGACCGCGAGGTGGTCAGGTACAGAAACGCCATCAGATCGAAGGACGGAGGCCCGTAGCGGATGCATTGGAAGTCGATCAGCAGCGCGTTGGCGGGCAGGCCGTTCTCGTATTTAAACATGATGTTATTCGGCCACATGTCCTTGTGGAGCACCACGTTGAGGGTGTCCTCGTGGAGCGTCAGGTCGTCGCAGGCCGCCAGGAATCCGTGATGAATTTTGTCCTCCAGGCCGGGGATGTCCTTGAGAGGCTTCGTCGAGAAGGCGGTCAGGATGTTGGTCGTGAGTTTGGCGGCGGCGGTGAGCCAGGGCGACGCGACGAAGTTGGGCTCGGTCAGGGTGGACTCGTGCTCCCGGTAGAAGCTGTGTGGCTTGTCGAATCGGGCTTCGTGCTTGGCGACGGCGGCGTGGCAGCGGGCCAGCGACGCGGCCGCGACCAGCACGTGCGGGAGATCTAAAGTCCGGTTGTGCGGGCGCGTGGCGTAGCCCTGCACGTGCAGGTCCGGGAGCACGAGGATCGACTCGTTGCATACGAGGGCTCTTGTGCACCAGGGGTTCGGGCCTGGAATTGAAATATTGCACTTAACTTTATGATTTACCTATGGTTGACTTCGATGAAGTAACATAAGTGGTTGGTTAGGTgagattgtatttatttatttttatatacaaataattaattttccaaATACTATTTTAGGTCAAACAGCTTTTGGATATTAGTTTTTCATCCATCATTCGTAAGTAATTTAGTGTCACAGGTGAGCTAAATAAAAGTTTCTAATAAGGGCACATGGGAAATATTCTGAATGGCAACTTAATTGGAACTTTTCATGAAGTAAgactagactgcatctcacttaacaccaggtgcgattgcggtcaaatacctgccttggctagcataaaaaaaaaaaaaaaaaaaaaagaaggattaaaaagaaataaatttttattacttacctTCCGAAGCACGCATCTTCTCAATTAATTGGAACATGATCATCTCTCTCCTATAAAAGTTGTTTCTATCAATGAAATCTATCTTCGGCTTATTGTCGAACGGCATACATTTCGCGAACAAGTGAATCGTCTTCGTCCTTCCTTCGAGCTTGACGTTCAGACGTATCTTCAGATGTACGCCTAGGAAACCTGCAAGACCTTCGGTCGCCGGCTTGATCGAATAGTCCGTCAACTGCCACGGCTCCTCGCCCTCATATTCTTTGACTATCTGATGGAGCTGCTTCTCCGTCAGAATGTCTTCAAGCGCCTGCTGCTTAATAACACTGTTTCCGCCCATCATGACGCTATGACGTTCACCTCATTAAGCTTGCCGATAACGCATGACATCTGTTTTATACCCATTCATATCTTTAGAACTGAAGAACGTTGTTCCTGTCACAATAACCTAATAGACAAACGTTTTGGCCTTTACGACCGTCGGAATAAAGGATACCAAGGAGCTTGCGACGAGGGACAAATAGTGCATTATCTTAGATAGCGAATGATTTATTTTCGCCTAGCGAAATATTGGTTTTGGGTTTATTATGATGCTGTAACACCATTATTAGCGCATTTGCAATCGTCgaatctaaatatttattaaacgcATGTTACAATGATTCTCAAAGTTTTATGGGTAGATGTTGGTTCACAGTGGAAGGGCCTAAAAGATTAAgaattatgagacatgtaaagaaaAGTCCCTCTTAGGGgctactatttattattattttgacgttcataagtgccaaatatTGGTTAAAATTGAATcgattttttcattttcaatgtaATAACTCTTAAATCAAAGAattacaaaaaatgttatcCCGGGTTTACGGTAAGGATGTTCTCATTTATTGTCAATCACTCACGATacacattataataatacttatgcaACTACTCCGTTGAAAttgtctatatttttttatagtcaGAGTTAGATTAAAGCCGGTGGCGGTTACGTTAACTAGGGTATTATCATCGGATGATGCTGTTGACCTGATGGTCATTCAGTCTCCATATACGGGGCAAGCAAATGGAGAATTTAGCCTACACTAGCCAGACGAGTTAGGATTGAGGGTATGCCTCGCTCAAACTTTGGAATCCACTgaacttaattaattattattgtaattcatCGTCATGCATGACTTTAAAA
This window contains:
- the LOC135075485 gene encoding uncharacterized protein LOC135075485; the encoded protein is MMGGNSVIKQQALEDILTEKQLHQIVKEYEGEEPWQLTDYSIKPATEGLAGFLGVHLKIRLNVKLEGRTKTIHLFAKCMPFDNKPKIDFIDRNNFYRREMIMFQLIEKMRASEGPNPWCTRALVCNESILVLPDLHVQGYATRPHNRTLDLPHVLVAAASLARCHAAVAKHEARFDKPHSFYREHESTLTEPNFVASPWLTAAAKLTTNILTAFSTKPLKDIPGLEDKIHHGFLAACDDLTLHEDTLNVVLHKDMWPNNIMFKYENGLPANALLIDFQCIRYGPPSFDLMAFLYLTTSRSFREQHERKILHYYYCVFYESLDDATKRKLNDLGFDREEFLRWCERSRRFGLCEAISIFPYVLMDPVVAQKTFDDPVTFDKYFVDDRSEPVLAHANEDPIYKNRQLEVAEEFVERFVLNQP